From the genome of Pseudoliparis swirei isolate HS2019 ecotype Mariana Trench chromosome 1, NWPU_hadal_v1, whole genome shotgun sequence:
TGATGGCATCGAGGCTCTGGCTAGAGGCTGCACTGGTTTACAAGCACTCTTCCTCCGAGGCTGCACACAGGTACAATTTATCTTTATTGTTATGCATTTGGACCATTTCCAGAGTCCTTTTATACCACGTTGAAATATTTTCTTTGAAATGCAATACTTACTCAACTTTCTGTTTTGCAAAATCTATAAAAGACTATAAGTAACGTTCTTCTTTCAACACTTTCTCACCACAAAATACCAATATTTATTgacctgtttttttaaatcttcccaTGGATCAACTTGTTGTTACCTGCTGCAAGAGGACAGTGTTGACCACAGTTTAATAGAAACGGGTTCTTCTGGTGGACCGCTCAAATGCACTAATCTAAAAACAAATGGTTCAAATACAGTCAACTTAAAACAAAAACGTATATTATCCCACATTATTAGTATCGAAAACATTATGCGATTCAGTTCAATACATTATAACCCACATTGACCATTGATGACATATTGATGCAGGCCATACAGAGGAGAACGTTGATCCTTTTCCCTACTTACTGTTCCAAACATGTTCCATCCAAAGGAATTTGGTATTTTGTTTTACTTAATCATATTGGTTGGTCTTTTGTTGATGTCGTGGTTTGTGTCAGGCtggccttttctttttctgctgcTTCAGTAGAGCCAACATTTTCTTACGATTGTGtgctcagtttattttgtaaccaTAGTCTCGTCTATTTTTCTTGCCTGGACAGATACGATTGGATAATTGAATAAAGGTTTCTCCCATCAACACAAAAAATGTCCGGGTGTGTTAACAATACTGTGCATTCTTTCAATCTTAATCCAGCTGGAAGATGGAGCATTGAAACACCTCCAGAAACACTGCCCAGAACTCACCACCATCAATATGCAGTCATGCACAGTAAGACACACATTTGGTTGTAAGAGGGGCAGACTGATGATAATGCAAGTCCGTCTGCCTCCATGTTGTTGTAATTTCTCTTCTACTTCTGTTGCCTCCAGCAGATAACTGATGAAGGCTTGGTGAGTCTGTGTCGAGGGTGCCACAAGCTGCAGATCCTTTGTGTGTCTGGCTGCAGTAACATCAGTGACGCCTCCCTGACTGCAATGGGACTCAACTGTCCCAGACTCAAGTGAGAAAAACACACTTGTCCCACCGTCCTTCACAAGTAATCCAAAAGCTTGTTTCATTATCCACAAAACCTGCTGCTCAGGCAATGGGACTACTGTCAATTCATAAAAATGGGTATAAAAGTATTTGGAATTTTAGCTGCCTGTAAATGCCATAATCAGAGCAGTCCCTTTAGGGCAATGCAAAAGcttggaaataaaaataaaaaaatgtattgaacAGACAAGATTATGATCTGACAAAGTCTAAGATCTCAGCACGCTAAAACATACCCTGCAAGTCGCCTTTCcacattgtgtttttttgtgtccgTGTGTTCTTAGGATCCTTGAAGCTGCACGTTGCTCCCATGTTACAGATGCCGGGTTCACTGTGCTGGCCAGGGTGAGTTTCCTTTTGCTCTCTTTGTCCTGTTTTCTCGTCCGTGAACCTTTTCTTGGAGACCCTCTTCTCCACAATATCTCTGAGTTCAGTTGAATGATTTCTGCTTTGCTTCACAGAATTGTCATGAGCTCGAAAAAATGGACTTAGAAGAATGTATTTTGGTAAGATAATTTGTTGTTTCCTTATTTATCCCCGCTATCGTGCTCATGGTATTTATCTATCTTGAATCTGGAATTATTCCTGGCTTTGATCGATTTGTCTGGATTGAGACTGGATTAAGAACAAAAAAGAGAGTAAGCAGTCCAATTActtaatatttaaattgtttttgacAAACAGCAGAAAGGGAGACAGCAAAATAGGGACACGCGGGAAAAAGTGTTTAACCGGATCTGAAACCAGACAAACATGCTATTCAAACTGTGAATTAACTGTTTTAAGACATGTTAAACAGTTCCTTAATAAAGGTTGTCCCCTCCTCAGGTGACGGATAACACCCTGCTGCAGCTGTCTATCCACTGCCCTCGCCTGCAAGCACTGGTAAAAATGTACACCTGCACTTCAGATTGTTTGCCAGGTTCTTCCTCATCTTGTGTGCATACGTATGGAGCTTTAATCCATCTACCTGTGTTTCTTTTCCCTGGTTTGCGGTGTCCCGGACAGTCTTTGTCCCACTGCGAGCTGATCACAGATGATGGCATTAAAGCTCTGAGCAACAGTACCTGTGGCCAAGAGCGCCTCACTGTGGTGGAGCTGGACAACTGCCCCCTCATCACTGATGTGACCCTGGAGCACCTGAAGAGCTGCCATCGTCTGGAGCGCATTGAGCTCTACGACTGTCAGCAAGTCACCAGGGCTGGCATCAAACGCATCCGGGTCAGTGGAAATCActtttatatactttttttctgtctttttataCCTTTTTGTATTAACACACCTCCTCCCTACACAGGCCCACCTCCCGGAGATCAAAGTCCACGCCTACTTTGCCCCAGTGACACCCCCTCCCTCTGTACATGGAGGTGGTCAGCGTCTGTGCCGCTGCTGCATCATCCTCTGACAGTGGAGGTCCAGGGGGGGCCACCTCTGTCTACAGGTCCTGATGCTCTGATATGGGCTGATGGgaatgggaggaggggggggggactggggTAGTGGTGAGGAGGGGCTGAACCCACTCACTGTTCCTGATCAGTGATCAATACATGGCTGATTGCTCCTGATCAGTTGAACCCGCCCCTCCTCTCGCTCACCTATAAGGATGCAGCAGCCCTGGGTTTGGGAGTGGAGGGGTGGGTTGAAACAACATGGATggactctttttctctctctctcctctctctctttttctcactgTAAAGACAACAGGTTTTCCACCCTGCTCCTCCCACACCTGACCCCCCTAAAAAAGACTTCCTCTGGTCAACTGGAGATGGGGATAGGGGGTCTGAACAGTGGAACTACAATGAATCatgttcaaaaaacaaaaaaaagacaatgttgTCATCTTGGACAACCGTTTGCTCTCTGTGGAGTATCAtctcaaccaatcacatgacACCTATGTGACCATCCTGTGATTCATTCTGCTTTGACCAATAAGCACGCagcacagagggagaggagagctgaCTTGTGGGCAATGGTGATCTTCAGTGAAGCTTTGGAACAGCCAGCTCAACTCTCTCCTGTGGAAGAGAAACAAACAGGAAATGCAAAATGGGACATGTGACATGTTTGTGCATCCGATCAACTTTTGTTGGGATTAGATTGTGTACAGAGAATGTTTCGCAAtggaaaaaatatgaataacatTTCTTGCAATTTACTCAATGTGggggatttttgttgttgttgcttattGTAATTGTCCATGCCTGTTTATTCAGAGAGGGAGATATGTTTTTTGAAATGGTAAAGACTCAAGAGGCAGCTGTTGCTGTTTAACAAAATAAGGACCTATGATTCTGAAGCGTCGAAAAGTGTTACGTTAACTCTGTATGCTGCTGGGATGAGCGGCCTCTCCTCTGTTCTACGTGTTTATGTTTGCCCTTATCCAATCCTGTCAGTAGCTCTGTGCACTAGCTCCTTTTTGACCACCTAAGCATTTGTTTACATCCTGAATTAGGTTAGCACCACAGACAAACTTGTTTACATCAGTAGGTTTACAGTCTCCTACTATTCAGAGTAAGTTTAATAACACTGATACAACTGTGGTATTTGGATATCAATCAGGGATAACGTTGGTGCAACCTTGCTTCCAAATCAAATGGGAATTTGCTTAAAGCTGAAATAATAGTTTTGGTGAATGTGAGCCAAGGCACCTCAACTTTTTTGACAATCAAAAATAATTTATGTATTTGACAGTTAATTTGGTGAAGTTTTGTGCAATTGGCAATTTATTGACTATTagattatattttactttattcatccccagggggaaatttctTATGTAGGATATAAAGAACTCCACTCGCTTAATAAAGCAGCACATgatataaaacattaaataagttCGAAATAGATCgtataaataacatttaacataGATCTGGTCTAATCTATATTAATCAGCGTCAAATTTCCACTCATCTAATTCTACAAAACATATGCCATAGCAGGAATACAGTGACTGAAAAGCCTCAGAACCAACAGCTGGTTCACTCTCTACAGACACTCCCTCTTATTGACAGGATCTCAACATTATCTGTCTTGCCATGCAGATTTACACATGTATTTGGCATGAAATATCAAAGAGCACtggaaatacaacaaaataaaagtagcTCACATTTTAGCGAGGAACAAGAGACTGGCATGTGCTATGTGCTCAAAGACTGGGGAGATTGGCAGGACAATGGATATGACTGAAACAATGAGAGCAGACAGACATATGAGAAAAGACTCAGATGGATACATGACGGACGTGACTGCTGTGATACTAATGCCCTCCCTTTGACAGCTGTTATATgtttaagaaaataaagaaattatgagaaaaataaagaaattaataaataaagtgacGAATAGTAAATGTGCTTTGTCTCTGCAAGTGTAAGATGTCGTGTCCTAATATCTAAAGAGTAGTTTATAAAAAGTAAACTGCGGCAAACTGAAAACAGGCAACATCTTAGCTAAACCGCTAGATGTCACCCAAGAGCCGCGGAGACGGCAGACACGCCCACATCGAGAGTGCGGTCTGTTTGGTTCATGACTCTTTCACGGAAAACATACATTATCGAGCCAAAATGGATCAAACACATAGTTCATGTTTAAACTTACTTAGTGAATCAATGCCCTTATTTAGGCTCAAGCGAGGTCCACAGCACATCTGGTAATTCGTCCTTTCCCATCAGGCATTCTGCTGGTTAGCTGTGCGGCGGCCGAGGACCCTTGGGCCGGATCGTTGATCGGTTGCTCCTCCTGGTGAATCGCAGTCACCGGCAGCGCGCGAGCTTTCAGCGCCTCTTAACGGGTTTAGTGGCGGCCGCGATTATTACTGGATTAAAGTGAAACCAGTTACGGCGGGACTGGAGTTGAGCCCTCTTTGTGGACGTTCGGTGCAACTTTACCGCCCGTTGAGTCGACGGCTGAAAGCCCAGCAGACTTTTACAGCCCGTGGTCATGGAATAAAAAGGCGAAGTGGAGCCGGGCGCGAGGCCTGAGGGAAACTAACGTGAGCTAGCTAGCTGACGGGAGCAGTTCATCCTTGTTTGGGGTcgctgtgctaaccagctagctgcTGTGTCTGTTAGCATAACAATTAGACAACCGGGTTCGCTGGCTCGTTTTGATGTTGATTCATTGAAGGAAGCCGCGCAGGGCCACCAGAGTGACACGTCTCCTAAACTTTCTAGCAGTTTTATTTCAACCTAATAAGGAAGCGAGCGAGCTACGTCTTTGTCGTATAAAGTGGATCTTTTTCTGTGAGCGCTAAAGTATTTTTCTATGAAGGATTGCATGTTGATGATCAAACATCAGTCAGACACAGTCCAGGCTCCCGGACCCTCCACGGAACTAAAGTTAAACCCGCTTTCGGTCCACATCACTCCGTCTCACTGACCACTGTCTCCTGTCTTCGGCCGGCTTCAGTTGCTGGCCACACGGCACTGAGTGCCCAATGGAGGATCATGACACCATGGACTATTTTTACCAGCAGGTAGTGCAGAAAGATGTTACCCGTAGGTTGCAGGTCGGCCAGGAGCTCATTGACTACCTCAATGACCCGAGCCGCTCCCCGGACGTGGAGCAGGACAAACCCCGCCTGGATAAGACCATGGATGAGCTGACGGGATGGGTGAACTCCAGCAATTTCAAGGTGAGAGCTCATCCTCTTATCAGGTTATCGCAGTGTCACTACAGCAGTCATCCTCTCGGGCTGCTCATTAATTAGTTTACACCAGTTTACCCGTTGAGCTGGAAGATGGGGCAGCAATGGGAATTATGTGATGCGTGCAAAGAGTATTGTTTCAATGCAATGAACTTGAGCAAATAAATGGCTTTTCAAACGAGCTGTCATCCCCTAAGTGGTCTGAGAGGACTACAGCATCTCCCTGACCAAACTGGTACCCctttttatcttatcttatctggcTGAGTCAGAAGATACACATTAATTGGCAGTTTTGTGTACAGCACATCTTaccaaacctaaaaaaaagcttacggttgtgtgtgtttctcgtaGTCTATTCCTACAATTTAAAATGATATTCCAGTGACAGAGTCGGGCTTTTGCAGGACATTCCCCGTGGTTGTTAGTTTATATTGTTGAATTGTCTGATGCGTTGACGGGGATCCATTGTCAGGTCTGTGGACTACTGGAGCACTGgatgggatgggggaggggttaGCAGACTCATTGTTGTCCCCTTCTGCTTTCTCCATCGctcgctctctttttctctccctcactcacacatacagagaTCTCTTTTTCCcgtttcacatttttttcttcccatcctCTCTTCTGCTTcatgctttgtgtgtttttgtggaaGCTTTGTCTGCACTATTTGTCATATCTCAGATACGTTGGAATGTGAATTGTTTGCCAACGTATCATCCCGAACCAGACGGCGAGACAAAACGGTCAGATGTTTTTCACAGAAGGCTGAAATTTGAAGCCtgagtcattttttttttactgtttgaaATTGTCTGCACTGACTCAGCAAGACTGTACGAGTGTGGACATTTTACATTCAGCATAAAGAAAGCATGCTCTCTTAGTCTCTTGTTTGCCTATTTGTTGTCATAACCCTGTTAATACAACTTGATAAACTAATTTCCATTTACTACTATTTCATTTGCCAACTGTAATTTCAAAAAACAATCCAACTTCATTGAGCATTTGTTTTCTGCCATTGACAAACAAAGACATAACTTATTAGGTTAAGCTTTCAACAATTTACCTCCTAAGCAGCATACGATTTCTGAATTATTACAGAGTGCACACTCCCATCATGCTCTGGCATCTAGCCCCTTATAACAAATACACGGCTCCAATAGTGTGGTGTACGTGATTATATGAGGTAACTAGAAATTCAAAGAAACGGTAAAACAGTTTGCTATTTAGACTCCTAGATCAATTGATCGATGAATGTGGTTACATGATGCAGTTTTCTGGCATCCTCTGAAAGGACTGAGCAGACTCAACATGTTTGATGTGAAATAGTCAACCATTGCCACCTCTTAAATCTAAGTAGAATAATTTAATCTCCAGCGTTAACACGCTACGTGTCCCTTTGTTGAGATTTGTTCCTTCTCGTGTAAGACGCATACAGTAACATGAGCTCTGTCAGGCAGGGATGAGCAGATGagttgtgacccccccccccccccccggaggccTCATTCAGACGGCTTTTAGTGATGCTGAGTGGTTGCCTGTTAGGCCA
Proteins encoded in this window:
- the fbxl2 gene encoding F-box/LRR-repeat protein 2 isoform X1, which translates into the protein MNGITKGRFEVFSNSDEAPINKKLPKELLLRIFSYLDVVTLCRCAQVSKAWNVLALDGSNWQKIDLFNFQTDIEGRVVENISKRCGGFLRQLSLRGCLSVGDASMKTFAQNCRNIEVLNLNGCTKITDSTCLSLSKFCYKLKQLDLTSCVSISNHSLKVLSDGCRMLEMLNLSWCDQITRDGIEALARGCTGLQALFLRGCTQLEDGALKHLQKHCPELTTINMQSCTQITDEGLVSLCRGCHKLQILCVSGCSNISDASLTAMGLNCPRLKILEAARCSHVTDAGFTVLARNCHELEKMDLEECILVTDNTLLQLSIHCPRLQALVKMYTCTSDCLPGSSSSCVHTYGALIHLPVFLFPGLRCPGQSLSHCELITDDGIKALSNSTCGQERLTVVELDNCPLITDVTLEHLKSCHRLERIELYDCQQVTRAGIKRIRAHLPEIKVHAYFAPVTPPPSVHGGGQRLCRCCIIL
- the fbxl2 gene encoding F-box/LRR-repeat protein 2 isoform X2, which translates into the protein MNGITKGRFEVFSNSDEAPINKKLPKELLLRIFSYLDVVTLCRCAQVSKAWNVLALDGSNWQKIDLFNFQTDIEGRVVENISKRCGGFLRQLSLRGCLSVGDASMKTFAQNCRNIEVLNLNGCTKITDSTCLSLSKFCYKLKQLDLTSCVSISNHSLKVLSDGCRMLEMLNLSWCDQITRDGIEALARGCTGLQALFLRGCTQLEDGALKHLQKHCPELTTINMQSCTQITDEGLVSLCRGCHKLQILCVSGCSNISDASLTAMGLNCPRLKILEAARCSHVTDAGFTVLARNCHELEKMDLEECILVTDNTLLQLSIHCPRLQALSLSHCELITDDGIKALSNSTCGQERLTVVELDNCPLITDVTLEHLKSCHRLERIELYDCQQVTRAGIKRIRAHLPEIKVHAYFAPVTPPPSVHGGGQRLCRCCIIL
- the fbxl2 gene encoding F-box/LRR-repeat protein 2 isoform X3, whose translation is MNGITKGRFEVFSNSDEAPINKKLPKELLLRIFSYLDVVTLCRCAQVSKAWNVLALDGSNWQKIDLFNFQTDIEGRVVENISKRCGGFLRQLSLRGCLSVGDASMKTFAQNCRNIEVLNLNGCTKITDSTCLSLSKFCYKLKQLDLTSCVSISNHSLKVLSDGCRMLEMLNLSWCDQITRDGIEALARGCTGLQALFLRGCTQLEDGALKHLQKHCPELTTINMQSCTITDEGLVSLCRGCHKLQILCVSGCSNISDASLTAMGLNCPRLKILEAARCSHVTDAGFTVLARNCHELEKMDLEECILVTDNTLLQLSIHCPRLQALSLSHCELITDDGIKALSNSTCGQERLTVVELDNCPLITDVTLEHLKSCHRLERIELYDCQQVTRAGIKRIRAHLPEIKVHAYFAPVTPPPSVHGGGQRLCRCCIIL